The following are encoded together in the Flammeovirga agarivorans genome:
- a CDS encoding Crp/Fnr family transcriptional regulator: MNNKVDCQACSNENCIIKQNCLTEVAKPFLEKKLNVNARKGQPFILEGAPVHGLYFVQKGKVKVGKTGINGREQIVRLCHDGEIIGHRGFGVGQFYHISAVAIEDVVLCNFSNEVINDMLKSIPELSYSMMLFYAEELNRSENKVRKIAQMTVREKVIDAILYINRKFGMTKSFLNIQLSRKEIADFAGTTDEQVIRVISSLKKEGIVVAQGKKIGIVKLDKLKREIAEHNFFIDS; the protein is encoded by the coding sequence ATGAATAATAAAGTTGATTGTCAAGCTTGCTCAAACGAGAATTGTATCATCAAACAAAACTGTCTGACTGAAGTAGCTAAACCGTTTTTGGAGAAGAAGCTAAACGTAAATGCAAGAAAAGGACAACCTTTTATTTTAGAAGGGGCTCCTGTACATGGATTATATTTTGTGCAAAAAGGCAAAGTAAAAGTTGGAAAAACGGGGATTAATGGCCGTGAACAAATAGTTAGATTATGTCATGATGGTGAAATTATTGGGCATAGAGGATTCGGCGTTGGTCAATTTTATCATATTAGTGCAGTAGCAATAGAAGATGTTGTATTGTGTAACTTCTCAAATGAAGTGATTAATGATATGTTGAAATCCATTCCAGAATTATCATACTCCATGATGCTCTTTTACGCGGAAGAACTAAATAGAAGTGAAAATAAAGTGAGGAAAATTGCTCAGATGACTGTACGCGAAAAAGTCATCGATGCTATACTATATATCAATAGAAAGTTCGGTATGACAAAGTCTTTCTTAAATATTCAATTGTCTAGAAAAGAAATTGCTGATTTTGCAGGAACCACTGATGAACAAGTAATTAGAGTGATTTCATCTTTGAAAAAAGAAGGGATTGTCGTTGCTCAAGGCAAAAAGATCGGTATTGTAAAACTAGATAAGCTGAAAAGAGAAATCGCAGAACATAATTTCTTTATAGATAGTTGA
- a CDS encoding zinc-dependent peptidase produces the protein MNIGILVASLLSIIIIIEIFRYLIKTSRKDRDKKKFTRKEFPSEWRSILKEHVVYYNELPKEKQDNFEQRVLHFLDNIKITPIETEIEDLDRLLVGCSAIIPIFGYPNWEYPNLKEVIILESDLNDTVFVKEFGEGHVLGMVGEGRLKNRMLLSKGALREGFRNDNDKKNVGIHEFVHLIDMADGSTDGIPEILLQKSYTLPWIKLMHKETQKILEKESDINPYGATNEKEFLTVTSEYFFERPNLLKKKHPELYKKLELIFNQDMAKQEKDYQRNKKKTEINRNDPCPCGSGKKYKNCCGTENN, from the coding sequence ATGAATATTGGAATTTTAGTTGCCTCTCTGCTTAGTATCATTATCATCATCGAAATCTTTAGGTATTTAATTAAGACTTCGAGAAAAGATCGTGATAAAAAGAAGTTTACCAGAAAAGAATTCCCTTCTGAATGGAGGTCAATTTTAAAAGAGCATGTTGTTTATTATAACGAATTGCCCAAGGAAAAACAGGATAACTTCGAACAAAGAGTACTTCATTTTCTAGATAATATTAAGATTACTCCGATTGAAACTGAGATTGAAGATCTAGACCGTTTATTAGTGGGTTGTAGTGCTATTATACCCATTTTCGGCTACCCGAATTGGGAATATCCTAATCTGAAAGAAGTGATCATTCTTGAATCTGATCTTAATGATACAGTATTTGTGAAAGAATTTGGAGAAGGACATGTACTCGGAATGGTAGGAGAAGGAAGATTGAAAAATAGAATGTTGCTATCAAAAGGAGCATTAAGAGAAGGATTCCGAAACGACAATGATAAAAAGAATGTTGGTATTCATGAGTTTGTCCATTTGATAGATATGGCGGATGGATCAACAGACGGTATTCCTGAAATACTTCTTCAGAAAAGCTACACACTTCCTTGGATCAAACTAATGCATAAAGAAACTCAGAAGATATTAGAAAAAGAATCTGATATTAACCCTTATGGAGCCACCAATGAAAAAGAATTTTTAACGGTCACTTCAGAGTATTTCTTTGAACGCCCCAACTTACTAAAAAAGAAGCATCCTGAGTTGTATAAAAAGCTTGAATTGATTTTTAATCAAGACATGGCCAAGCAGGAGAAAGATTATCAAAGGAATAAGAAAAAAACTGAAATCAATAGAAATGATCCTTGTCCTTGTGGTAGTGGTAAAAAGTACAAAAACTGCTGTGGGACAGAGAATAACTAA
- a CDS encoding Do family serine endopeptidase, which yields MKKQFFSMMAASIIGGVISVGAYTTFIAPQMDIQQKEENKPVAFTKYENSPKRADYVIPDGMNFVSAAEKATPAVVHIKTYVDVSSRVPRNTPRFFHEFFGDPRGGNGEGQLGSGSGVILSADGYIATNNHVVDGASKIEVVLEDKHTYTANLIGTDPTTDLALLKIETDNSLPYLAFGNSDNVKVGEWVLAVGNPYELTSTVTAGIVSAKARNINILRSKTGLSVESFIQTDAAVNPGNSGGALVDLNGALIGINTAIASKTGSFTGYSFAVPSELVKKVMDDLREYGAVQRALIGVQIQDVDQKIAEEAKLEDIAGVAIVDVNPQGAADEAGIEAGDIIIKINDEKIESVSELQEYIARKRPGDEVKVTVNRSGKEKDFNVKLKNTNNTTEIVSAPKNSSEAIAALSADVKPISEKQAAALGLNGGLAVTKLQPNGKLYNAGIREGFIITSVDREEVTNLDDLGNALRGKSGGILIEGMYPDGQREYVGIGL from the coding sequence ATGAAAAAACAATTCTTTTCCATGATGGCGGCCTCAATTATAGGTGGAGTCATCTCCGTGGGAGCTTATACTACCTTTATTGCTCCACAAATGGATATACAACAAAAAGAGGAAAACAAACCTGTTGCATTTACCAAATACGAAAATTCTCCAAAACGAGCTGACTATGTCATTCCTGATGGGATGAATTTCGTTAGTGCTGCCGAAAAAGCTACTCCAGCCGTAGTTCATATTAAAACGTATGTTGATGTATCCTCAAGAGTTCCAAGAAATACACCTCGTTTCTTCCATGAGTTTTTTGGAGATCCAAGAGGAGGAAATGGAGAAGGTCAATTGGGATCTGGCTCTGGAGTTATTCTTTCAGCAGATGGATATATTGCAACCAATAACCATGTTGTAGATGGAGCGTCAAAAATAGAGGTCGTATTAGAAGATAAACATACTTATACTGCCAATCTTATTGGAACGGATCCTACCACAGATTTGGCTTTATTAAAAATAGAAACTGATAATTCCCTTCCTTATTTAGCATTTGGTAACTCTGATAATGTAAAAGTTGGTGAGTGGGTACTTGCTGTTGGTAACCCTTATGAATTAACTTCTACAGTTACTGCTGGTATTGTCAGTGCAAAGGCAAGAAACATTAATATTCTTAGATCAAAGACCGGTTTATCTGTTGAGTCATTTATTCAAACAGATGCAGCTGTAAACCCAGGTAACTCTGGCGGTGCACTAGTTGATCTAAACGGTGCATTAATTGGTATAAATACAGCGATTGCTTCTAAAACAGGATCTTTTACAGGATATTCGTTTGCTGTTCCTTCTGAACTTGTAAAGAAAGTGATGGATGACCTAAGAGAATATGGAGCGGTTCAAAGAGCACTAATTGGTGTTCAAATTCAAGATGTCGATCAGAAAATTGCTGAAGAAGCAAAACTCGAAGACATTGCAGGTGTTGCTATCGTAGATGTAAATCCTCAAGGTGCAGCAGACGAAGCAGGTATTGAAGCAGGAGACATTATCATTAAGATCAATGATGAGAAGATTGAAAGTGTTTCTGAATTGCAAGAATATATTGCTCGTAAACGTCCGGGTGATGAAGTAAAAGTAACGGTTAACAGAAGTGGTAAAGAGAAAGACTTCAATGTAAAACTGAAGAACACCAATAATACTACAGAGATTGTTTCTGCTCCAAAGAATTCTAGTGAAGCTATTGCAGCACTTAGTGCTGATGTAAAACCTATTTCTGAGAAGCAGGCTGCAGCTCTAGGATTAAATGGAGGACTTGCAGTAACAAAGCTTCAACCGAACGGAAAATTATATAATGCTGGTATTAGAGAAGGTTTCATTATTACCAGTGTAGATAGAGAAGAAGTAACAAATCTTGATGATCTTGGAAATGCCTTAAGAGGCAAAAGTGGAGGTATATTAATCGAAGGAATGTACCCTGATGGTCAAAGAGAGTACGTAGGAATTGGATTATAA
- a CDS encoding MFS transporter — protein sequence MQSITSNEKATKINLFDFSSIQMRTFHLSWIAFFLCFFGWFSHAPLMKSTIAPDLDLTKAQTTLAFIASVGVTIFARLGIGNLCDKIGPRKSYVYLLIFGAFAVAGSSFATTWETYLLSRLAIGVIGASFVITQYHTSVMFAPNVIGIANATTAGWGNLGGGVTNATMPLIASGVAAFGLAEATESWRIAMYIPAAIMLLVAYLYWKYTTDCPKGNYTDLPEERPQSKKGEKSLFLTAASDKRVWILFLMYAGCFGMELFVTGKASTYYQEKFSLSQEAAGFVVLFFGAMNLFARSTGGWIADKFAKNSGLNGRVKILVYVVIAEGLALLIFSQMNVLGFAIASMVFFSLFVQMAEGATYSVVPFINRKALGAVSGIVGAGGNVGAVLYAQYLLRSGSSLQDAFFAFGFVVAAVGFLGLLIKFSEADEAAAIEEQKKLEAFEASLKEQELINKNRIDDNMEGPAVAL from the coding sequence ATGCAATCAATCACATCAAATGAAAAAGCTACAAAGATCAACTTGTTTGATTTCAGTAGTATACAAATGAGAACATTTCACCTTAGCTGGATCGCATTCTTTTTATGCTTCTTTGGTTGGTTCTCTCATGCACCATTAATGAAATCTACAATCGCTCCAGATTTAGATTTAACTAAAGCACAAACAACTTTAGCATTTATAGCATCTGTTGGTGTGACCATTTTTGCAAGATTAGGTATCGGAAACCTTTGTGATAAAATTGGGCCAAGAAAAAGTTATGTATACTTATTAATCTTTGGTGCTTTTGCAGTAGCAGGTTCATCATTTGCAACGACATGGGAAACTTACTTACTTTCTCGTTTAGCTATTGGTGTAATCGGTGCTTCTTTCGTAATTACTCAATATCATACTTCAGTAATGTTCGCTCCAAACGTAATTGGTATTGCAAATGCAACTACTGCAGGATGGGGTAACTTAGGTGGTGGTGTTACTAACGCTACTATGCCATTAATTGCTTCTGGTGTTGCTGCATTTGGTTTAGCAGAAGCGACTGAATCATGGAGAATTGCTATGTACATTCCTGCTGCTATCATGTTGTTAGTAGCATACTTATATTGGAAATATACAACTGACTGTCCAAAAGGTAACTATACAGATTTACCAGAAGAAAGACCTCAATCTAAAAAAGGAGAGAAGAGTTTATTCTTAACAGCAGCTTCAGATAAAAGAGTTTGGATTTTATTCCTTATGTATGCAGGATGTTTCGGTATGGAACTTTTTGTAACAGGAAAAGCCTCTACTTATTACCAAGAAAAATTTAGCTTAAGCCAAGAAGCTGCAGGTTTTGTAGTATTATTCTTTGGTGCAATGAACTTGTTTGCTCGTTCAACAGGTGGTTGGATTGCAGATAAATTTGCTAAAAACTCAGGTTTGAATGGTAGAGTGAAAATATTAGTATATGTGGTTATTGCAGAAGGTTTAGCCTTATTAATATTCTCTCAGATGAATGTATTAGGCTTTGCGATTGCAAGTATGGTATTCTTCTCATTATTTGTACAAATGGCGGAAGGAGCAACCTATTCTGTAGTACCATTTATCAACAGAAAAGCTTTAGGAGCAGTATCTGGTATTGTAGGTGCAGGTGGTAATGTGGGTGCAGTATTATATGCACAATACTTATTAAGAAGTGGATCTTCTTTACAAGATGCTTTCTTCGCGTTCGGATTCGTAGTTGCAGCAGTAGGTTTCTTAGGATTATTAATTAAGTTCTCTGAAGCAGATGAGGCAGCAGCTATTGAAGAACAAAAGAAATTAGAAGCTTTTGAAGCTTCTTTAAAAGAACAAGAACTAATAAACAAAAATAGAATAGACGACAACATGGAAGGGCCTGCAGTTGCATTGTAG
- a CDS encoding recombinase family protein — MSTFTYLRVSTVAQSKFQQQAKIKGKPYIDKCPVTLPFVERPRAKELLEILSAEDTLYIGDIDRLGDNPKDILDALKALYATEAIVNIYKFETTDEEARVGIKAVISAFETMLHMKEYQVHEKTVEGIARAKAEGKYKGGKKGRKMNYDRWSDRNKDVIEGLQSGLTTKEISELTGVGKTQVSRVRKRLREIEAEKREALQEQTQSLQDSIEEYQSERNLMEV; from the coding sequence ATGTCAACTTTTACTTATCTAAGAGTATCTACAGTAGCTCAATCAAAGTTTCAACAACAGGCAAAGATCAAAGGAAAACCTTATATCGATAAATGTCCTGTTACACTTCCATTTGTAGAAAGACCTAGAGCAAAAGAATTGCTAGAGATTTTATCTGCAGAAGACACCTTATATATTGGAGATATAGATCGTTTAGGAGATAACCCTAAAGATATATTAGATGCCTTGAAAGCATTGTATGCGACAGAAGCAATCGTAAATATCTACAAGTTTGAAACTACGGACGAAGAAGCAAGAGTAGGTATAAAGGCTGTGATTTCTGCTTTTGAAACAATGCTTCATATGAAGGAATACCAGGTACATGAAAAAACTGTTGAAGGTATTGCTAGAGCAAAAGCCGAGGGTAAATATAAAGGAGGTAAAAAAGGCCGTAAGATGAATTACGATCGTTGGTCTGATAGAAATAAAGATGTTATAGAAGGGCTTCAGAGTGGTTTAACAACAAAAGAGATTTCGGAACTAACAGGTGTTGGTAAAACACAAGTCTCTAGAGTGCGTAAACGTTTAAGAGAAATTGAAGCTGAAAAAAGAGAAGCACTTCAAGAGCAAACACAATCACTACAAGATTCAATTGAAGAGTACCAATCTGAAAGAAATTTAATGGAAGTTTAA